A section of the Streptomyces sp. NBC_00178 genome encodes:
- a CDS encoding TIGR02611 family protein has translation MSRTSTTAPRKRDLPLGSRAPRVVRRTPLLHLLWKAGVFVVGAVVVATGIVLLPLPGPGWLVIFGGMAVWATEFVWAQRVLRWTRRKVTEVTRRALDPRVRRRNSVIVVIGLVLAAGGVGAYVWRFGVFTL, from the coding sequence ATGAGTCGGACCTCCACGACGGCTCCCCGGAAACGGGATCTTCCCCTGGGTTCCCGGGCTCCCCGCGTGGTGAGACGTACTCCCCTCCTTCACCTGCTGTGGAAGGCCGGCGTCTTCGTCGTCGGTGCGGTGGTCGTCGCGACCGGCATCGTCCTGTTGCCGTTGCCCGGGCCGGGATGGCTCGTGATCTTCGGTGGTATGGCTGTCTGGGCGACCGAGTTCGTGTGGGCACAGCGCGTGCTGCGCTGGACCCGGCGGAAGGTCACCGAGGTGACCCGCCGTGCACTCGACCCAAGGGTGCGGCGGCGAAACTCGGTCATCGTGGTGATCGGGCTCGTGCTTGCGGCCGGTGGGGTGGGCGCATATGTCTGGAGGTTCGGTGTCTTCACGCTCTGA
- a CDS encoding ribosomal protein bL36, translating to MKVRGSLRSLKSQPGAQVVRRRGVTFVLNKKTPRSKARQG from the coding sequence ATGAAGGTGCGTGGATCTCTGCGCTCGCTGAAGTCACAGCCCGGAGCGCAGGTGGTGCGCCGCCGTGGCGTGACCTTCGTACTCAACAAGAAGACGCCCCGTTCCAAGGCACGCCAGGGCTGA
- a CDS encoding ATP-binding protein has product MSGTPLTCNADEIAKLFLFEKLRPDQVGRLCSEGGVELFQPGPVYAEGEPATCFYVMLDGTVVLSRRVGGDDVEVTRTSQPGVYAGAMQAYVGDRVPQVYNNSMRVTEPSRFFVLPAETFANVMREWFPMAVHLLEGLFFGSKTTQRAVGQRERLLALGSLSAGLTHELNNPAAAAVRATSALRERVAKMRRKLGVIAEGSFSRDTLAGLIDIQERTAERIAKAPSLSAMEASDREDALADWLDDHGIDQSWQIAPTFVQAGLDTEWLDQIALTVDEEILPGAVGWLNYTVETELLMNEIADSTARVSHLVDAAKQYAQLDRAPYRTVDVHELLDSTLVMLSAKIGSHVSVVKDYDRTAPGIPAYPAELNQVWTNLIDNAVAAMRDADGPATLTVRTALQHDRLLVEFRDTGTGIPEEIRGRVFDPFFTTKPVGEGTGLGLDISWRIVVDKHHGTLQVRSEPGDTRFQVLLPLTADDAQGADEAEGTEGTEGTG; this is encoded by the coding sequence ATGAGTGGCACGCCACTGACATGCAACGCCGACGAGATAGCGAAACTGTTCCTCTTCGAGAAACTCCGCCCCGACCAGGTCGGCCGACTGTGCTCCGAGGGCGGGGTGGAACTGTTCCAGCCGGGCCCCGTCTATGCCGAGGGAGAGCCGGCGACCTGCTTCTACGTCATGCTCGACGGCACGGTCGTGCTCTCCCGCCGGGTCGGCGGGGACGACGTCGAGGTCACCCGCACCTCCCAGCCGGGTGTGTACGCCGGAGCCATGCAGGCGTACGTCGGCGACCGTGTTCCGCAGGTCTACAACAACTCCATGCGCGTCACCGAGCCGTCGCGCTTCTTCGTCCTGCCCGCGGAGACCTTCGCGAACGTCATGCGCGAGTGGTTCCCGATGGCCGTGCATTTGCTGGAGGGGCTCTTCTTCGGTTCCAAGACCACCCAACGGGCCGTCGGACAGCGGGAACGGCTGCTGGCACTCGGCTCGCTGTCCGCAGGACTCACCCACGAGCTCAACAACCCGGCCGCCGCGGCCGTCCGCGCGACCTCCGCGTTGCGGGAGCGGGTGGCGAAAATGCGCCGCAAGCTAGGAGTCATAGCGGAGGGGTCGTTCTCCCGCGACACCCTCGCCGGCCTGATCGACATCCAGGAACGCACGGCCGAGCGGATCGCCAAAGCCCCCTCGCTCAGCGCGATGGAGGCGTCCGACCGCGAGGACGCCCTGGCGGACTGGCTCGACGATCACGGCATCGACCAGAGCTGGCAGATCGCACCCACCTTCGTGCAGGCGGGGCTGGACACCGAATGGCTGGATCAGATCGCGCTCACCGTGGACGAGGAGATCCTCCCGGGGGCTGTGGGGTGGCTGAACTACACCGTCGAGACAGAGCTGCTGATGAACGAGATCGCGGACTCCACGGCCCGGGTCTCCCACCTCGTCGACGCCGCCAAGCAGTACGCCCAGCTGGACAGGGCGCCCTATCGCACCGTCGACGTCCACGAACTCCTCGACAGCACGCTGGTGATGCTCTCGGCCAAGATCGGATCACATGTCTCGGTCGTCAAGGACTACGACCGCACGGCGCCCGGCATCCCGGCGTACCCGGCGGAGCTCAACCAGGTGTGGACCAACCTGATCGACAACGCGGTCGCCGCCATGCGCGACGCGGACGGGCCGGCGACGCTGACCGTCCGGACCGCGCTCCAGCACGACCGGCTGCTGGTGGAGTTCCGCGACACCGGGACCGGCATCCCCGAGGAGATCCGGGGACGGGTCTTCGACCCGTTCTTCACCACCAAGCCGGTGGGCGAAGGTACGGGTCTCGGCCTCGACATCTCCTGGCGGATCGTGGTGGACAAGCACCACGGCACACTCCAGGTGCGGTCCGAACCGGGGGACACCCGCTTCCAGGTACTGCTGCCGCTCACCGCGGACGACGCACAGGGCGCGGACGAGGCAGAGGGCACCGAGGGCACCGAGGGCACCGGCTGA
- a CDS encoding GNAT family N-acetyltransferase encodes MPEYTNEFGQPIGEPVPGWGPRPLPSGATLSGRYCRLEALDPARHTHELFAALGSARDDRDWTYMSVGPFASEVEFGAWTREAASSTDPRHYAVVDQRSGNAVGTLSLMRQNPANGVIEVGNVMFSPLLKRTTVATEAQFLLMAHAFDDLGYRRYEWKCDSRNAPSRRAAERLGFDYEGTFRQAVVYKGRSRDTAWFSIIGGEWPALRRAFDAWLDPANFDDDGRQRRSLTDIRTRIAV; translated from the coding sequence ATGCCTGAGTACACCAACGAATTCGGTCAGCCCATCGGTGAGCCGGTGCCCGGCTGGGGCCCCCGTCCGCTGCCTTCCGGCGCCACGCTTTCCGGCCGCTACTGCCGGCTGGAGGCCCTGGATCCCGCCCGGCACACCCACGAGCTGTTCGCCGCGCTCGGCTCGGCCCGGGACGACCGCGACTGGACGTACATGTCCGTCGGCCCCTTCGCCTCCGAGGTGGAATTCGGCGCCTGGACCCGCGAAGCCGCGTCGAGCACGGACCCTCGGCACTACGCCGTGGTCGACCAGCGGTCCGGGAACGCCGTCGGCACCCTCTCGCTGATGCGGCAGAACCCCGCGAACGGGGTCATCGAGGTCGGCAACGTGATGTTCTCCCCTCTGCTGAAGCGCACCACCGTCGCTACGGAGGCCCAGTTCCTCCTCATGGCCCACGCCTTCGACGACCTCGGCTACCGGCGCTACGAGTGGAAGTGCGACAGCCGCAACGCCCCCTCGCGCAGAGCCGCGGAGCGCCTCGGATTCGACTACGAGGGCACCTTCCGCCAGGCGGTCGTGTACAAGGGACGCAGTCGTGACACGGCGTGGTTCTCGATCATCGGCGGTGAGTGGCCCGCGCTCCGTCGGGCGTTCGACGCCTGGCTCGATCCCGCCAACTTCGATGACGACGGCCGTCAGCGCCGGTCGTTGACCGACATACGTACGCGGATCGCGGTATGA
- a CDS encoding D-cysteine desulfhydrase family protein — MTSESHPTERVLLGTWPTPLEPMPRLGRALGLGADDLWIKRDDLAGLGGGGNKVRKLEWTCGAARAEGATVLVTTGAPQSNHARLTAAAGARLGLDVVLVLAGTPGSSSSGNLALDGLFGATVVWAGDVGDRELSAAAQDVVGRLRLEGAVPALIPFGGSNVSGARGYEECGRELLVQAPDLSAVVVAVGSGGTMAGLVASLGETRVIGVHCGAVTDPGGTVAKLATGLLGRDCPADSLRIRLDQVGEGYGSLTRAALAALTMTARTEGIVLDPVYTGRAMAGLVAAVEEGVIVPGRRTVFLHSGGMAGLFGHQATIASLEAALTPSA; from the coding sequence ATGACCTCGGAAAGCCACCCCACCGAGCGTGTGCTCCTCGGGACTTGGCCCACCCCCTTGGAGCCCATGCCGCGACTGGGCCGGGCCCTCGGGCTGGGGGCCGACGACCTCTGGATCAAGCGGGACGACCTCGCGGGCCTCGGTGGCGGCGGGAACAAGGTCCGGAAACTCGAGTGGACCTGCGGCGCCGCACGCGCCGAAGGGGCAACGGTCCTCGTCACCACCGGTGCGCCGCAGAGCAACCACGCGCGACTGACCGCCGCCGCCGGAGCGCGGCTGGGGCTGGACGTGGTGCTCGTGCTCGCCGGAACACCCGGGTCCTCGTCGTCCGGGAACCTGGCGCTCGACGGTCTTTTCGGTGCCACCGTCGTCTGGGCCGGGGACGTGGGCGACCGTGAACTGTCCGCCGCCGCACAGGACGTGGTCGGGCGGCTCCGCCTGGAGGGGGCCGTGCCCGCACTGATTCCGTTCGGCGGCTCCAACGTGTCCGGCGCGCGTGGGTACGAGGAGTGCGGACGTGAACTCCTCGTGCAGGCCCCCGACCTGTCGGCCGTCGTCGTGGCCGTGGGGTCCGGCGGTACGATGGCCGGCCTCGTCGCCTCCCTCGGCGAGACACGTGTGATCGGAGTCCACTGCGGCGCCGTCACGGACCCCGGCGGAACCGTCGCCAAGCTGGCCACCGGCCTCCTGGGCAGGGACTGCCCGGCCGATTCCTTGCGCATTCGCCTCGATCAGGTGGGCGAGGGGTACGGGTCACTGACTCGCGCCGCCCTTGCCGCACTCACCATGACGGCCCGCACCGAAGGCATCGTGCTGGATCCGGTCTACACCGGACGGGCGATGGCCGGCCTCGTCGCGGCCGTCGAGGAGGGCGTCATCGTGCCGGGACGCCGCACGGTCTTCCTGCACTCGGGCGGGATGGCCGGTCTCTTCGGCCACCAGGCCACGATCGCCTCGCTGGAAGCGGCGTTGACACCCTCGGCGTAG
- a CDS encoding nuclear transport factor 2 family protein yields MAVPPPVPPFTRESATAKVRLAEDGWNSRDPHKVSLVYAEDSRWRNRSEWVTGRTEIVGFLTRKWSRELDYRLIKELWAFDGSRIAVRFAYESHDPEGKWWRSFGNENWEFDEAGLMTVRHACINDVPIEESERAFRWPLGRRPDDHPGLSDLGF; encoded by the coding sequence GTGGCAGTTCCCCCTCCCGTCCCTCCCTTCACCCGGGAGTCCGCGACGGCGAAGGTCCGCCTGGCCGAGGACGGCTGGAACAGCAGGGATCCCCACAAGGTGTCGCTGGTGTACGCGGAGGACTCGCGCTGGCGGAACCGCAGCGAGTGGGTCACCGGCCGGACGGAGATCGTCGGCTTCCTGACCCGCAAGTGGTCCAGAGAACTGGACTACCGTTTGATCAAGGAACTCTGGGCCTTCGACGGCAGCAGGATCGCGGTGCGGTTCGCGTACGAATCCCACGACCCCGAGGGGAAGTGGTGGCGCTCCTTCGGCAACGAGAACTGGGAGTTCGACGAGGCAGGCCTGATGACCGTGCGGCATGCGTGCATCAACGACGTCCCGATCGAGGAGTCGGAACGCGCGTTCCGCTGGCCGCTCGGGCGCCGGCCCGACGATCACCCGGGTCTGAGCGACCTCGGCTTCTGA
- a CDS encoding epoxide hydrolase family protein has product MTTTEDAGQPHGTGRRRFLGLAAGAVAATRIGLPGQAQAAEAVVAQPGTTTFDPAKPVPGVRPFRIKIPQRDINELRRRVRATRWPDRETVGDRSQGAQLAKLRPLVEYWGSGYNWRKVEEKLNSLPQFITELDGLDIQFAHIRSPHPNAMPLLMTHGWPGSIIELLKVIGPLTNPTAHGGRAEDAFHLVLPTLPGYGFSDKPTAAGWNPARVAKAFHELMHRLGYRQYVSQGGDWGAIISELLATQRPDGLLGIHINMPGTVPPDVLRHLRNSDPAPASLSAREKAAYDRLLHFYRDGFGYAAMMNQSPQTIGYALADSPVAMAAYYYDKFAEWTDSDGTPEKVLTYDEMLDAISLYWFTRTGTSSSRLYWEGAQAGGGPFDAFDIPSLPVAVTVFPGEIYRAPRSWGERAFGNLVHWNEVDKGGHFAAWEQPQLLSQEIRQAFRSLR; this is encoded by the coding sequence ATGACCACCACCGAAGACGCGGGTCAGCCGCACGGCACCGGCCGCCGCCGGTTCCTGGGCCTCGCCGCAGGCGCCGTCGCCGCTACCCGGATCGGCCTGCCCGGCCAGGCGCAGGCGGCAGAGGCCGTCGTGGCGCAGCCCGGCACGACGACGTTCGACCCCGCGAAGCCGGTCCCCGGGGTCCGGCCGTTCCGCATCAAGATCCCGCAGCGCGACATCAACGAGCTCCGCCGCCGCGTGCGGGCGACCCGCTGGCCCGACCGGGAAACGGTGGGCGACCGGTCGCAGGGCGCGCAACTGGCGAAGCTCCGGCCGCTCGTCGAGTACTGGGGCAGCGGCTACAACTGGCGCAAGGTCGAGGAGAAGCTCAACTCACTGCCGCAGTTCATCACCGAACTCGACGGCCTGGACATCCAGTTCGCGCATATCCGCTCGCCGCACCCGAACGCGATGCCGCTGCTGATGACCCATGGCTGGCCGGGATCGATCATCGAGCTGCTGAAGGTCATCGGGCCTCTCACCAACCCGACCGCCCACGGCGGCCGCGCCGAGGACGCCTTCCACCTCGTGCTCCCGACGCTGCCCGGATACGGCTTCTCGGACAAGCCGACCGCGGCGGGGTGGAACCCCGCCAGGGTCGCCAAGGCCTTCCACGAGCTCATGCATCGCCTGGGTTACCGGCAATACGTCTCCCAGGGCGGTGACTGGGGTGCCATCATCTCGGAACTCCTGGCGACCCAGCGCCCGGACGGACTCCTCGGCATCCACATCAACATGCCCGGCACCGTGCCGCCGGACGTCTTGCGCCACCTGCGCAATTCCGACCCCGCACCCGCGAGCCTGTCCGCCCGCGAGAAGGCGGCGTACGACCGGCTGCTGCACTTCTACCGGGACGGCTTCGGCTACGCGGCGATGATGAACCAGAGCCCGCAGACCATCGGTTACGCACTGGCCGACTCGCCGGTGGCGATGGCCGCCTACTACTACGACAAGTTCGCCGAGTGGACCGATTCCGACGGCACGCCGGAGAAGGTGCTCACCTACGACGAGATGCTCGACGCCATCTCCCTCTACTGGTTCACCCGGACCGGGACCTCCTCATCCCGGCTGTACTGGGAAGGCGCCCAGGCCGGCGGCGGCCCGTTCGACGCCTTCGACATCCCCTCCCTCCCCGTGGCGGTCACCGTGTTCCCGGGCGAGATCTACCGCGCACCACGGAGCTGGGGCGAGCGCGCGTTCGGCAACCTCGTCCACTGGAACGAGGTCGACAAGGGCGGCCACTTCGCAGCCTGGGAGCAGCCGCAGCTGCTGTCACAGGAGATCCGCCAGGCCTTCAGGTCCCTGCGCTGA
- the secY gene encoding preprotein translocase subunit SecY translates to MLSAFARVFKSPDLRKKLLFTLGLIIIYRLGSHVPIPGVSYQNVQTCVDSASDSGGLLGLVNLFSGGALLQITVFALGILPYITASIILQLLTVVIPRLDALKKEGASGQAKITQYTRYLTVALAVLQGTGLVATARSGSLFPNCSVASEIVPNDSILTTAVMVLTVTAGTACVMWMGELITDRGIGNGMSMLIFISIASTLPGALWAVKQEGKIADGWLAFFSVILIGFVMVALVVFVEQAQRRVPVQYAKRVIGRKSYGGTATYIPLKINQAGVVPVIFASSILYVPALIAQFADPTAPWAVWITQNLVKGDHPYYVAAYFLLTVFFAFFYVAITFNPDEVADNIKQAGGFIPGIRAGRPTADYLRYVLNRLTWPGSLYLGLIALVPTVAFASYGSSNQLTGTSILIIVSVGLETVKQINSQIEQQSYEGFLR, encoded by the coding sequence TTGCTAAGCGCGTTCGCTCGGGTGTTCAAGAGCCCTGATCTGAGAAAGAAGCTGCTGTTCACGCTCGGTCTGATCATCATCTACCGACTGGGATCGCACGTTCCGATCCCCGGCGTGAGCTACCAGAACGTCCAGACCTGCGTTGATTCCGCCTCGGACAGTGGAGGCCTGCTGGGTCTGGTCAACCTGTTCAGCGGCGGCGCTCTCCTCCAGATCACCGTATTCGCGCTCGGCATCCTGCCCTACATCACGGCGAGCATCATCCTTCAGCTGCTGACGGTGGTCATCCCGAGGCTCGACGCGCTCAAGAAGGAGGGTGCGTCGGGGCAGGCGAAGATCACTCAGTACACGCGGTACCTCACCGTGGCGCTGGCCGTACTGCAGGGCACGGGCCTGGTCGCGACGGCGCGCAGCGGCTCCCTCTTCCCGAACTGCTCGGTCGCCTCCGAGATCGTCCCCAACGACTCGATCCTGACCACCGCGGTGATGGTCCTGACGGTCACCGCGGGGACGGCGTGCGTGATGTGGATGGGTGAGTTGATCACCGACCGGGGAATCGGCAACGGCATGTCGATGCTCATCTTCATCTCCATCGCGTCCACGCTGCCGGGCGCCCTCTGGGCGGTGAAGCAGGAGGGCAAGATCGCCGACGGATGGCTCGCCTTCTTCAGCGTCATCCTCATCGGGTTCGTGATGGTCGCGCTGGTCGTCTTCGTCGAGCAGGCGCAGCGCCGTGTCCCGGTCCAGTACGCGAAGCGGGTGATCGGGCGTAAGTCGTACGGCGGTACGGCGACCTACATTCCGCTCAAGATCAACCAGGCGGGTGTGGTGCCGGTCATCTTCGCCTCGTCCATCCTCTACGTACCGGCGCTGATCGCCCAGTTCGCGGACCCGACGGCCCCGTGGGCGGTGTGGATCACACAGAACCTGGTCAAGGGCGACCATCCTTACTACGTCGCCGCGTACTTCCTGCTGACGGTGTTCTTCGCGTTCTTCTACGTGGCGATCACCTTCAACCCGGACGAGGTCGCGGACAACATCAAGCAGGCCGGCGGCTTCATCCCCGGCATCCGCGCGGGCAGGCCGACCGCCGACTACCTGCGGTACGTGCTCAACCGGCTGACGTGGCCCGGGTCGCTGTACCTGGGCCTGATCGCACTCGTGCCGACCGTGGCGTTCGCGAGCTACGGCAGTTCCAACCAGCTCACGGGCACGAGCATCCTGATCATCGTGAGCGTCGGCCTGGAGACGGTGAAGCAGATCAACAGCCAGATCGAACAGCAGAGCTACGAGGGTTTCCTCCGCTGA
- a CDS encoding TetR/AcrR family transcriptional regulator has protein sequence MVTGAGQQSREGARDRVVRAAAALLSREGPDAVSTRAVAAAAGIQPPTIFRLFGDKDGLMEAVAAFGLSKYLPAKELLEATDDPLADLARAWDLHVRFGLCQPVFYTLAFGQSRPGHVTAAGREAVAGLQQIMRRAADAGLLRMSVERATALMHANGTGVVFMLLGMPPQERDPGLSATARDNVLAAVTGGVRQAERPAGGVGHRATALREALQGSGASALSDGERILLTEWLKRLADTDTG, from the coding sequence ATGGTGACAGGCGCAGGACAACAGTCACGCGAGGGGGCACGGGACCGGGTCGTCCGGGCGGCCGCCGCCCTTCTCTCGCGAGAGGGTCCGGACGCCGTCTCCACCCGGGCCGTAGCCGCCGCCGCCGGCATCCAACCGCCGACGATCTTCCGCTTGTTCGGCGACAAGGACGGCCTGATGGAAGCGGTGGCGGCCTTCGGCCTGAGCAAGTACCTCCCGGCCAAGGAACTGCTCGAGGCCACGGATGATCCGCTCGCCGACCTCGCCAGGGCATGGGATCTGCATGTCCGGTTCGGCCTCTGCCAGCCGGTCTTCTACACCCTCGCATTCGGTCAGTCGCGGCCAGGGCACGTGACCGCCGCCGGGCGCGAGGCCGTTGCGGGGCTTCAGCAGATCATGCGGCGCGCGGCCGACGCCGGCCTCCTCCGGATGAGCGTGGAACGCGCCACCGCACTGATGCACGCCAACGGCACGGGCGTCGTCTTCATGCTGCTCGGGATGCCACCGCAGGAGCGGGACCCCGGCCTCTCCGCGACGGCGCGGGACAACGTGCTCGCCGCTGTCACGGGCGGCGTTCGCCAGGCGGAGCGACCCGCCGGCGGCGTCGGCCACCGCGCGACCGCCCTGCGGGAGGCCCTGCAGGGCTCCGGTGCGTCCGCGCTCAGCGACGGTGAACGGATCCTGCTGACCGAGTGGCTCAAACGCCTGGCGGATACGGACACGGGGTGA
- a CDS encoding amino acid permease, translated as MSDGSISAAGRRAADAPAANSPHVDAGDAGYSKDLKSRHINMIAIGGAIGTGLFLGAGGRLADAGPSLAIAYAVCGVFAFFVVRALGELILYRPSSGAFVSYAREFMGEKGAFAAGWLYFLNWSTTAIADITAAATYAHFWGVFSDIPQWILALIALAVVLTANLISVRYFGEMEFWFAIIKVAALVAFMLIGIFLVLTQHPVDGHTPGLSTVSDSGVFPVGTLPMLLVIQGVVFAYASVELCGVAAGETENPEKIMPRAINSIMWRVGLFYVGSVVLLALLLPYTAYSGDQSPFVTVMDKLGVPGAAGVMNLVVLTAALSSLNSGLYSTGRILRSMALSGSAPRFTGLMNKGQVPYGGILLTAGFGVLGVGLNYVVPGQAFEIVLNLASIGILGTWGMIMLCSLVFWHRSQDGRVTRPAYRLPWAPYTQIVTLLFLAGVAFLMWWGGGVGRTTVMFLPLIAAALVGGWFLVRGRVHEMAQARQHA; from the coding sequence ATGAGTGACGGCAGCATCTCGGCAGCCGGTAGGCGCGCCGCCGACGCACCGGCGGCGAACTCCCCCCACGTGGACGCCGGCGACGCCGGATACAGCAAGGACCTCAAGTCCCGCCACATCAACATGATCGCCATCGGTGGCGCGATCGGCACCGGCCTCTTCCTCGGCGCCGGCGGACGCCTGGCCGACGCGGGGCCTTCGCTCGCCATCGCCTACGCGGTCTGCGGCGTCTTCGCGTTCTTCGTCGTACGAGCCCTGGGCGAGCTGATCCTCTACCGGCCCTCCTCCGGTGCCTTCGTCTCCTACGCCCGTGAGTTCATGGGCGAGAAGGGCGCGTTCGCGGCAGGCTGGCTGTACTTCCTCAACTGGTCGACCACCGCGATCGCGGACATCACGGCGGCCGCGACGTATGCGCACTTCTGGGGCGTCTTCAGCGACATCCCGCAGTGGATCCTCGCGTTGATCGCCCTCGCCGTGGTCCTCACGGCCAACCTCATCTCGGTGAGGTACTTCGGCGAGATGGAGTTCTGGTTCGCGATCATCAAGGTCGCGGCGCTGGTCGCCTTCATGCTGATCGGCATCTTCCTCGTACTCACCCAGCACCCGGTGGACGGCCACACACCCGGTCTGTCGACCGTGTCGGACAGCGGCGTCTTCCCCGTCGGCACACTTCCCATGCTGCTCGTGATCCAGGGCGTCGTCTTCGCCTACGCGTCCGTGGAACTGTGCGGGGTCGCCGCCGGTGAGACCGAGAACCCCGAGAAGATCATGCCGCGTGCGATCAACTCCATCATGTGGCGGGTCGGACTGTTCTACGTCGGCTCGGTGGTGCTCCTCGCCCTGCTGCTGCCGTACACGGCCTACTCCGGGGATCAGAGCCCCTTCGTCACGGTCATGGACAAGCTGGGCGTGCCCGGTGCCGCCGGCGTGATGAATCTCGTCGTCCTGACCGCTGCGCTGTCCAGCCTGAACTCCGGCCTCTACTCGACCGGCCGCATCCTGCGGTCCATGGCCCTGTCGGGATCGGCACCCCGGTTCACGGGCCTGATGAACAAGGGGCAGGTGCCCTACGGCGGCATCCTGCTGACGGCGGGCTTCGGCGTCCTGGGCGTCGGGCTGAACTACGTGGTGCCGGGTCAGGCATTCGAGATCGTGCTGAACCTGGCATCGATCGGGATCCTCGGGACCTGGGGCATGATCATGCTCTGCTCCCTGGTGTTCTGGCACCGCTCGCAGGACGGCCGGGTCACGAGGCCCGCCTACCGTCTGCCCTGGGCGCCGTACACGCAGATCGTCACACTCCTCTTCCTCGCGGGTGTGGCCTTCCTGATGTGGTGGGGCGGCGGCGTGGGCCGGACGACGGTGATGTTCCTGCCTCTGATCGCGGCGGCGCTCGTCGGCGGGTGGTTCCTGGTCCGGGGACGGGTGCACGAGATGGCGCAGGCCAGGCAGCACGCCTGA
- a CDS encoding NAD-dependent protein deacetylase, whose protein sequence is MRMRPTLSWTPTESLSPGTTDLRPVEEALSTGGVLVLSGAGISTESGIPDYRGEGGSLSRHTPMTYQDFTAEAQARRRYWARSHLGWRTFRHARPNDGHRAVAAFEQHGLLSGVITQNVDGLHQAAGAETVVELHGSLDRVVCLSCGDLSPRRELARRLEEANAGFAPVAAAINPDGDADLTDEQVGDFRVVPCMVCGGILKPDVVFFGEAVPPQRVEHCRELVRAASSLLVLGSSLTVMSGLRFVRQAAEGGKPVLIINRDPTRGDRHARTRVALSLGPALLAVADRLGVPATEGAAESA, encoded by the coding sequence ATGCGGATGCGCCCCACACTGAGCTGGACCCCCACCGAGAGCCTGTCGCCGGGCACCACCGACCTGCGGCCGGTGGAGGAGGCGCTGAGCACCGGCGGTGTGCTGGTCCTCAGCGGAGCCGGCATCTCGACCGAGTCGGGCATTCCCGACTACCGGGGCGAGGGCGGGAGCCTGAGCCGGCACACCCCGATGACGTACCAGGACTTCACCGCCGAGGCCCAGGCCCGGCGCCGTTACTGGGCGCGGAGCCATCTCGGCTGGCGCACGTTCCGCCACGCCCGCCCCAACGACGGCCACCGTGCCGTGGCCGCCTTCGAGCAGCACGGTCTGCTCTCCGGTGTGATCACCCAGAACGTCGACGGACTGCACCAGGCCGCCGGCGCCGAGACGGTCGTGGAACTCCACGGGAGCCTGGATCGCGTCGTGTGCCTGTCGTGCGGCGATCTCAGCCCGCGCCGTGAACTCGCGCGGCGGCTGGAGGAGGCCAACGCGGGCTTCGCGCCGGTGGCCGCCGCGATCAACCCGGACGGCGACGCCGACCTGACCGACGAGCAGGTCGGGGACTTCCGCGTGGTGCCCTGCATGGTCTGCGGCGGGATCCTCAAACCGGACGTGGTGTTCTTCGGCGAGGCGGTGCCCCCGCAGCGGGTCGAGCACTGCCGCGAGCTGGTCCGCGCGGCCTCCTCGCTGCTGGTCCTGGGGTCCTCGCTCACGGTGATGTCCGGGCTCCGCTTCGTCCGGCAGGCGGCCGAGGGCGGAAAGCCGGTGCTCATCATCAACCGCGACCCGACCCGGGGCGACCGGCACGCCCGCACCCGTGTCGCCCTCTCGCTGGGACCGGCGCTGCTCGCCGTGGCCGACCGGCTGGGTGTTCCCGCGACCGAGGGGGCCGCCGAGTCCGCTTGA
- a CDS encoding GNAT family N-acetyltransferase has protein sequence MNDMWTGERIRLRGVEPDDWRGFRDLSQNAVDVRNADMIEPPRSEESFRSWTAERAGRSPQAGSYCLVIETLGERAFAGAVTVGETDSRAGRFRTGTEISRDHRRKGYAREATELVLTYMFAEQRHNKCEVEVYAFNEASLGLYRGLGFVEEGRLRQHEYFGGEYHDVVLLGATAAEHWTRHRRPSVR, from the coding sequence GTGAACGACATGTGGACCGGCGAGCGGATTCGGCTGAGGGGTGTGGAACCCGACGACTGGCGAGGCTTCCGGGACCTGTCCCAGAACGCCGTCGACGTACGGAACGCCGACATGATCGAACCCCCGCGCTCCGAGGAGAGCTTCCGTTCCTGGACCGCCGAACGCGCGGGACGGTCGCCGCAGGCCGGATCGTACTGTCTGGTGATCGAGACCCTCGGGGAGCGGGCCTTCGCGGGCGCCGTGACGGTCGGGGAGACCGACAGCCGTGCGGGGCGGTTCAGGACGGGCACAGAGATCTCCCGCGACCACCGCAGGAAGGGGTACGCGAGGGAGGCCACCGAGCTGGTCCTCACCTACATGTTCGCGGAGCAGCGCCACAACAAGTGCGAGGTGGAGGTGTACGCCTTCAACGAGGCGTCTCTCGGTCTCTACCGCGGGCTGGGCTTCGTCGAGGAAGGGCGGCTCCGGCAGCACGAGTACTTCGGCGGTGAGTACCACGACGTGGTGCTGCTCGGCGCGACCGCGGCCGAGCACTGGACCCGGCACCGGCGCCCTTCGGTGCGCTGA